A stretch of Antennarius striatus isolate MH-2024 chromosome 6, ASM4005453v1, whole genome shotgun sequence DNA encodes these proteins:
- the LOC137597158 gene encoding A disintegrin and metalloproteinase with thrombospondin motifs 15-like has product MQDKNEAGRQWGGLSECCIALRTTSVLANTEPQPAKQRYSRGAEMALLISSVIIFTKVLLYFNPTRCTEVDFCTPIRVDHPKHQKHQQWREQVTEERVVFTLSAFQQEFYLHLIPDSSFIVPSRWPPQGSSSASTDLRECFYSGDVNADPDSFAALSLCSGLTGGFYYDGMEYFINRTRTEDASVTSGFGNLFQRTHVIQRRRAARSGSNSTSRCVVTPDTNFNISLEEYKHIKLEAHGQLSEEVLKTLGRSKRFASIPRFVEVLVVADESMAKFHGDDLKHYLLTLMSVAARLYKHPSILNSINIVVVGFMVMNEADKGPKVSSNAALTLRNFCSWQKKLNKHSDKHPEYWDTAILFTRQDLCGATTCDTLGMADVGTICDPKRSCSVIEDDGLPSAFTTAHELGHVFNMPHDNVKACEEVFGKLKDNHMMSPTLIQIDRSRPWSVCSAAIITEFLDRGHGDCLLDQPQKHLSLSDNLPGSSYNLHRQCELAFGIGSKPCPYMQPCSKLWCTGKTRGQLVCQTRHFPWSDGTNCGNGRVCYQGACTDKNITLDIKVDGRWGKWGAFGVCSRSCGGGVQLAKRDCDNPVPENGGKYCYGLRIRYRSCNLNPCPDTGKSFREKQCEAFNGFNLNTNRLGPTVVWVPKYSGISPKDKCKLICRANGTGYFYVLAPKVVDGTPCSPDTSAVCVQGKCTKAGCDGKLDSNRKFDKCGVCGGENQGCKKVSGMFSKPVHGYNFVVTLPVGASNIDIRQRGYRGMVSDENYLAVKNRQGRYLLNGNYVVSAAERDILVKGSLLRYSGTSSSVEILQTTRPLQESLIVEVLSVGKMTPPRVRYSFYITKESKEERTLQKERSHVAQNSVLADSDGIEAKKQMMGKRPGSHWVTGSWESCTVTCGTGLQKRLVQCQSMEGRAAVDCDSTDRPVAVRTCGDPCPMWDVGTWSHCSRSCGRGFKRRPVRCITQNGLSLPRDHCSGKRKPQELDLCTLELC; this is encoded by the exons ATGCAAGACAAGAATGAAGCTGGAAGGCAGTGGGGGGGGCTCAGTGAGTGCTGCATAGCACTGCGCACAACTTCAGTGCTTGCAAACACAGAGCCGCAGCCTGCAAAGCAACGCTACTCCAGAGGAGCAGAGATGGCTCTACTCATCAGCTCCGTCATTATTTTCACCAAAGTCCTACTTTATTTCAATCCGACACGCTGCACGGAGGTGGATTTCTGCACACCAATCCGCGTGGATCATCCAAAGCATCAGAAGCATCAGCAGTGGCGCGAACAGGTGACCGAGGAGCGCGTTGTTTTCACACTCAGCGCGTTTCAACAGGAGTTCTACCTCCACCTCATCCCGGATTCCAGCTTCATTGTCCCGAGCAGATGGCCCCCCCAGGGCAGCTCCTCAGCATCCACTGACCTCAGAGAGTGTTTCTACTCTGGTGATGTCAACGCAGACCCGGACTCCTTCGCAGCGCTGAGCCTGTGCTCAGGTCTGACCGGGGGGTTCTACTATGATGGGATGGAGTATTTCATCAACCGCACCAGGACTGAGGACGCATCAGTAACGTCTGGATTTGGGAACCTTTTCCAAAGGACGCACGTCATCCAACGGAGACGCGCTGCGCGCTCCGGCAGCAACtccaccagcaggtgtgtggtCACACCTGACACCAACTTCAATATTTCACTGGAGGAATACAAGCACATCAAACTGGAGGCTCACGGCCAGTTATCTGAGGAAGTGTTGAAAACACTGGGGAGGTCAAAGAGGTTCGCCTCCATCCCCCGGTTTGTGGAAGTGCTGGTGGTGGCAGACGAATCTATGGCCAAATTTCACGGGGATGACCTCAAGCATTACCTTCTGACCCTCATGTCAGTAGCAGCTCGGCTCTACAAGCACCCCAGCATTCTGAACTCCATCAACATAGTAGTGGTGGGCTTCATGGTGATGAATGAAGCTGACAAGGGACCAAAAGTTTCCAGTAACGCCGCCCTGACTCTGCGCAACTTCTGTTCCTGGCAGAAGAAGCTGAATAAACACAGTGACAAACACCCGGAGTACTGGGACACGGCCATACTGTTCACCAGACAG GATCTTTGTGGGGCCACAACCTGTGACACCCTGGGGATGGCTGACGTTGGGACCATCTGTGACCCAAAGAGGAGCTGCTCTGTCATCGAGGATGACGGCCTGCCCTCAGCTTTCACAACCGCCCATGAACTTG GCCACGTCTTCAACATGCCCCACGACAATGTGAAAGCATGTGAGGAGGTGTTTGGGAAGCTGAAGGACAATCACATGATGTCTCCAACGCTGATCCAGATTGACAGGAGCCGCCCCTGGTCTGTATGCAGTGCAGCCATAATCACCGAGTTCCTGGACAGAGGTCACG GAGACTGTCTGCTCGACCAACCCCAAAAGCATCTGTCTCTCTCAGACAACCTGCCTGGTTCTAGCTACAACCTGCACCGCCAGTGTGAGCTGGCCTTTGGCATCGGTTCCAAGCCCTGCCCATACATGCAGCCCTGTTCCAAGCTCTGGTGCACCGGAAAGACCCGTGGCCAGCTCGTCTGCCAAACCCGACACTTCCCTTGGTCAGATGGTACCAACTGTGGCAATGGCAGAGTTTGCTACCAAGGAGCTTGCACCGATAAAAACATCACCCTCGACATCAAG GTGGATGGTCGCTGGGGGAAGTGGGGTGCATTTGGAGTTTGTTCAAGAAGCTGTGGTGGAGGGGTTCAGCTGGCTAAAAGAGACTGTGACAACCCTGTTCCTGAGAACGGAGGCAAATACTGTTACGGCCTTCGCATCAGATATCGTTCCTGCAACCTTAACCCTTGTCCAGACACAG GTAAGAGTTTCCGAGAGAAGCAGTGTGAGGCGTTCAATGGCTTCAACCTGAACACCAACAGACTGGGTCCCACCGTGGTTTGGGTTCCGAAATACTCAGGGATCTCCCCCAAGGACAAATGCAAGCTCATCTGCCGTGCCAACGGGACTGGATACTTCTACGTCCTCGCTCCGAAG GTCGTGGATGGGACACCCTGCTCTCCTGacacctcagctgtgtgtgtccaAGGTAAATGCACCAAGGCAGGCTGTGACGGCAAGCTGGACTCTAACAGGAAGTTTGAcaagtgtggtgtgtgtggcgGGGAGAACCAAGGCTGCAAGAAGGTCTCAGGAATGTTCTCCAAACCTGT CCATGGCTACAACTTTGTGGTGACGCTGCCCGTCGGAGCTTCTAACATTGATATCCGCCAGCGCGGCTACCGAGGAATGGTCAGCGATGAAAACTACTTAGCAGTGAAAAACCGGCAGGGTAGGTATCTGCTGAATGGTAACTATGTGGTGTCGGCCGCTGAGCGGGACATCCTGGTGAAGGGCAGCCTGCTGCGCTACAGCGGAACCTCCTCGTCCGTGGAGATCCTTCAAACCACCAGACCCTTGCAGGAGTCACTGATTGTGGAGGTGCTGTCTGTGGGGAAAATGACTCCCCCGAGGGTGCGCTACTCCTTCTACATCACCAAGGAGAGCAAGGAGGAGAGGACTCTGCAGAAGGAGAGAAGTCATGTGGCACAGAACAGTGTCCTGGCAGACAGTGATGGAATAGAAGCAAAGAAGCAGATGATGGGAAAGAGGCCAGGAAGTCACTGGGTGACAGGAAGCTGGGAGTCTTGCACGGTAACTTGTGGAACCGGCCTGCAGAAGAGGCTGGTGCAGTGCCAGAGCATGGAGGGACGCGCTGCAGTGGACTGTGACAGCACTGACAGACCTGTGGCAGTGAGAACATGTGGGGATCCATGTCCTATGTGGGACGTAGGGACCTGGTCTCACTGCTCCAGGTCCTGTGGAAGGGGTTTTAAAAGACGGCCTGTGCGTTGCATTACCCAGAATGGCCTGAGTCTACCCAGAGACCACTGCTCTGGGAAGAGGAAGCCTCAGGAACTGGACCTCTGCACCCTGGAATTGTGTTAG
- the LOC137596967 gene encoding A disintegrin and metalloproteinase with thrombospondin motifs 8-like translates to MCSILNLMFLLLCGVNAALSTPFESEDVVPVRINGRSSGRFWKRSEDPPRFILSAFGQDLTLSLIPDTSFLAPAFTIQRVKARDVGALRSALRTDLQTFMNQEEESEGRLRSCFYSGNVDQDQNSVVSVSLCSGMFGSFVTEGKEYFIEPKVGGGLGQDPTQQLHVIKRRTFTKTPGVPLLFDHAAAESRPEGLNEESFTHDRSDAQREPRRRRFVSAPRFIETLVVADSTMTHFYGDEIKHYILTLMSMVAQLYKHPSIKNSVNLVLVKMLVVEDEEVGPEVSSNGGVALRNFCSWQQFFNPPSQRHPEHYDTAMLFTREDICGQNSCSTLGVADVGTMCDPKRSCSVIEDNGLQAAFTAAHELGHVLSMPHDDSKTCERIFGDLGGHYLMAPLFVSLNKTAPWSPCSSLYITEFFDKGHGDCLLDVPESTMPLPRELPGTKYSLDQQCQQIFGEEFVLCSNISASDVCSQLWCQEDGTHQCSTKNGSLPWADGTPCSPNGTCLHGACKPTQEVMQPLVAVDGGWSLWGPWQHCSRTCGGGVEFSYRECSNPVPQNGGKYCEGQRVQYQSCNTQTCDSDRGKSFREEQCEKYNSLSYLDYNGNMKQWIPKYAGVSPRDRCKLFCRAKGSSEFKVFEPKVIDGTPCGPDTTSVCVQGQCVKAGCDQVIGSNKKVDKCGECGGSGLTCRKITGSYNKATYGYSDIVTIPVGATNIDIKQRSNRGIKHDGNYLAIKRESGSYILNGNFSVSTVEQDIPVLGAVLKYSGSSTTLERIQSYRQLKEAIIIQILATAGDVNPPKVKYTFFIPRDVTFNKSKEKKGLSPSLHVIQPFGMPDWVLGEWSECSKSCGSGWSRRNVECRDSAGFFSSLCDKDLKPLDIKACGDLPCPIWQMGPWSTCSRTCGRGERHRSVFCIDYTGMTVDPERCDPKKIPDPVSTECINKECL, encoded by the exons ATGTGTTCCATTCTGAATTTGATGTTTTTGCTGCTGTGCGGTGTGAACGCGGCTCTTTCCACTCCGTTCGAATCAGAAGATGTTGTACCTGTTCGGATAAACGGAAGGAGCAGCGGCCGCTTCTGGAAACGCAGCGAGGACCCACCGAGATTCATCCTGAGCGCCTTCGGTCAGGACTTGACCCTCAGCCTCATCCCGGACACCAGCTTTCTGGCGCCCGCCTTCACCATCCAGCGCGTCAAAGCGAGAGATGTTGGAGCTTTACGCAGCGCTTTACGCACGGATCTCCAGACTTTCAtgaaccaggaggaggagagtgaaGGTCGACTCAGAAGCTGCTTTTACTCAGGGAACGTAGATCAAGATCAGAACTCTGTTGTTTCTGTCAGTTTGTGCTCTGGGATGTTCGGCTCCTTCGTAACGGAGGGGAAAGAGTATTTCATTGAGCCCAAAGTTGGCGGGGGCCTGGGACAAGACCCCACACAGCAGCTGCATGTCATCAAGAGGAGGACATTCACTAAGACCCCCGGTGTTCCCCTCCTGTTTGATCATGCGGCAGCGGAGAGCCGACCGGAGGGGTTGAATGAGGAAAGCTTTACGCACGACCGGAGTGACGCGCAGAGGGAACCTCGCCGGAGACGCTTTGTTTCCGCTCCGCGCTTCATAGAGACGCTGGTGGTAGCAGACTCCACCATGACCCACTTCTATGGAGATGAAATAAAG CACTACATTTTGACCCTGATGTCGATGGTGGCCCAGCTCTACAAACACCCCAGCATAAAGAACTCCGTAAACTTGGTGTTGGTGAAGATGTTGGTGGTGGAGGACGAGGAGGTCGGACCAGAAGTCTCCAGCAACGGCGGCGTGGCGTTAAGAAACTTCTGCTCCTGGCAGCAGTTCTTCAACCCACCCAGCCAGAGGCACCCAGAGCACTACGACACGGCCATGTTGTTCACCAGAGAG GACATTTGTGGACAGAACAGCTGCAGCACTTTGGGTGTGGCCGACGTTGGGACGATGTGTGATCCCAAGAGAAGCTGCTCAGTGATTGAGGACAACGGGCTACAAGCTGCCTTCACAGCTGCTCATGAGCTTG GTCATGTGTTGAGTATGCCTCACGATGACTCCAAGACCTGTGAGAGGATATTTGGAGACCTGGGGGGACATTACCTGATGGCTCCTCTGTTCGTCAGCCTGAATAAGACGGCGCCTTGGTCACCCTGCAGCTCTCTCTACATCACTGAATTCTTTGACAAGGGTCATG GGGACTGCCTGCTGGACGTCCCAGAGAGTACCATGCCTTTACCGAGAGAGCTGCCAGGCACCAAGTACAGCCTGGACCAGCAGTGCCAGCAGATCTTTGGAGAGGAGTTTGTTCTGTGCTCAAACATCTCAGCTAGTGATGTTTGCAGTCAGCTCTGGTGTCAGGAGGATGGCACCCATCAGTGCTCCACCAAGAACGGCAGTTTGCCCTGGGCTGATGGGACACCCTGTAGCCCCAACGGTACCTGCCTCCACGGAGCATGCAAGCCAACCCAGGAAGTGATGCAGCCACTG GTTGCTGTGGATGGAGGCTGGAGCTTGTGGGGACCGTGGCAGCACTGCTCCAGAACATGTGGAGGAGGGGTGGAGTTTTCCTACAGGGAGTGCAGCAACCCAGTACCTCAGAACGGAGGGAAGTATTGCGAGGGACAACGGGTTCAGTACCAGTCCTGCAACACGCAGACCTGTGACAGTGATAGAG GGAAGAGTTTCAGAGAGGAGCAGTGTGAGAAGTACAACAGCCTCAGCTACCTGGACTACAACGGGAACATGAAGCAGTGGATCCCGAAGTACGCCGGTGTTTCTCCCAGAGACCGATGTAAGCTGTTCTGCAGAGCCAAAGGCAGCAGTGAGTTCAAGGTGTTTGAGCCGAAG GTGATTGATGGCACTCCCTGCGGCCCTGATaccacatcagtgtgtgtgcaaGGCCAGTGTGTGAAGGCAGGCTGTGACCAGGTGATTGGATCCAACAAGAAGGTGGATAAGTGTGGCGAGTGTGGAGGGAGTGGTCTCACCTGTAGGAAGATTACAGGCTCCTACAACAAGGCAAC CTATGGATACAGTGATATCGTCACGATTCCTGTTGGAGCCACAAACATTGACATCAAACAGCGGAGCAACAGAGGGATCAAACATGATGGAAACTACTTGGCTATAAAGCGGGAGAGTGGCAGCTACATCCTCAATGGTAACTTCTCTGTTTCCACGGTGGAGCAGGACATTCCTGTGCTGGGGGCTGTGCTGAAGTACAGCGGCTCCTCCACCACGCTGGAGAGGATCCAGAGCTACAGGCAGCTGAAGGAGGCCATCATCATTCAGATACTGGCAACAGCAGGAGATGTCAACCCTCCCAAGGTCAAATATACTTTTTTTATCCCAAGAGATGTGACCTTTAACAAATCAAAAGAGAAGAAGGGTTTATCACCATCTTTACATGTCATTCAGCCATTCGGTATGCCTGATTGGGTCCTGGGGGAATGGTCTGAATGCTCCAAGAGCTGTGGTTCTGGCTGGTCTAGGAGAAATGTGGAATGCCGAGATAGTGCAGGCTTCTTCTCCAGCCTGTGCGACAAAGACCTGAAGCCTTTAGACATCAAGGCTTGTGGGGACCTGCCATGCCCCATATGGCAGATGGGACCGTGGTCGACATGTTCACGAACTTGTGGTCGGGGAGAACGCCACCGAAGCGTCTTCTGCATAGACTACACCGGGATGACAGTTGATCCAGAGAGATGCGATCCAAAGAAAATCCCTGATCCAGTCTCCACAGAATGCATCAACAAGGAGTGCTTATGA